The following coding sequences are from one Bacteroidota bacterium window:
- a CDS encoding aspartate aminotransferase family protein yields the protein MKLFDVYPLFDIEPIKAEGSFVWNSKGVKYLDLYGGHAVISIGHTHPYYVKKLTEQLNAIGFYSNSVKITMQEELAEKLGAISGYLNYQLFLCNSGAEANENALKLASFHNGRKKIIAFGKSFHGRTSLAVASTDDAKISAPVNETENILFLPLNNENAFEQAMNEDVCAVIVEGIQGVGGVNIPTVSFLKKLKTECEKFGALLIVDEIQSGYGRSGKFFAHQYAEIQPDLITVAKGMGNGFPVAGVLIHPNIQPKLGMLGTTFGGNYLACAAAIAVLDVIKEENLLDNVLEMGFYLSNELKSLEGIKEVRGWGLMIGIELEFPCSDIRNELLLKHHIFTGSSSDKNTLRILPSLAIKKEDLDQFLNAFKIVLSKQFVK from the coding sequence ATGAAATTATTTGACGTGTATCCATTGTTTGATATTGAACCGATAAAAGCGGAAGGTTCATTTGTCTGGAATAGTAAAGGTGTAAAGTATTTGGATTTGTATGGTGGTCATGCTGTTATTTCCATCGGTCATACTCATCCATACTATGTTAAAAAGTTGACAGAACAGTTGAATGCAATTGGTTTTTATTCGAATTCTGTTAAAATTACAATGCAGGAGGAGCTTGCAGAAAAATTGGGAGCCATATCAGGTTACTTGAACTACCAATTGTTTTTGTGCAATAGTGGTGCTGAAGCAAATGAAAACGCTCTGAAATTGGCTTCTTTTCATAACGGAAGGAAGAAGATAATTGCCTTTGGAAAAAGTTTTCATGGAAGAACTTCTTTGGCGGTTGCATCTACAGACGATGCTAAAATTAGTGCACCGGTAAATGAAACAGAAAATATTCTTTTTCTTCCATTAAACAATGAAAATGCTTTTGAACAAGCGATGAATGAAGATGTATGTGCCGTTATTGTTGAAGGAATTCAAGGGGTTGGTGGAGTGAATATCCCGACTGTTTCGTTCTTGAAAAAATTGAAAACAGAATGCGAGAAATTCGGAGCATTGCTCATTGTAGACGAAATTCAATCCGGTTATGGTCGTTCAGGAAAATTCTTTGCGCATCAATATGCAGAAATACAGCCCGATTTAATAACTGTGGCAAAGGGTATGGGTAATGGTTTTCCGGTTGCAGGAGTATTAATCCATCCAAATATACAACCGAAATTAGGAATGCTTGGAACAACTTTTGGTGGAAATTATTTGGCTTGTGCAGCTGCTATAGCTGTTTTGGATGTTATAAAAGAGGAAAATTTGTTGGATAATGTGCTTGAAATGGGTTTCTATTTGAGCAATGAGTTGAAATCTTTAGAAGGCATTAAGGAAGTACGTGGTTGGGGATTAATGATTGGTATCGAATTGGAATTCCCTTGTTCAGATATTAGAAATGAATTGTTGTTGAAACATCACATATTTACCGGCTCATCTTCTGATAAAAACACCTTGAGAATTCTTCCATCACTGGCAATCAAGAAAGAAGATTTGGATCAATTTTTAAATGCATTTAAAATAGTTTTATCTAAACAATTTGTGAAATGA
- a CDS encoding acetylornithine carbamoyltransferase, translated as MKYFTTVHDVKNVNDLVHEALIIKKNPYAFSQLGKNKTIGLIFMNPSLRTRLSTQKAAMNLGMNVIVMNIDKEGWALEMEDGAIMNGQGVEHVKDAAAVLGQYCDIIGIRCFPSLINKQEDYGEKVLLKFMKHCHVPIVSLESATLHPLQSLSDLITITENWNKSRKPKVVLSWAPHIKALPQAVANSFSEWMCEADVEFVITHPEGYDLCEEFTKGATVHYNQQEALRDADFVYVKNWSSYSDYGKVVSTNSDWMLTNEKLKSTNMAKVMHCLPVRRNVELSDEVLDGRNSLVLEQASNRVYAAQAVLKKLLDDNFTVIDELLENEKIIHY; from the coding sequence ATGAAATACTTTACAACAGTGCATGATGTCAAAAATGTAAATGACTTGGTGCATGAAGCTTTAATTATTAAAAAGAATCCCTATGCTTTTTCTCAATTAGGGAAAAATAAAACAATAGGATTAATTTTTATGAATCCCAGTTTGCGTACACGTTTGAGTACACAAAAGGCAGCAATGAATTTAGGAATGAATGTGATAGTCATGAACATTGATAAAGAAGGTTGGGCGTTGGAGATGGAAGATGGAGCTATAATGAACGGGCAAGGTGTTGAGCATGTGAAGGATGCAGCAGCAGTATTAGGTCAATATTGTGATATAATTGGGATTCGCTGTTTCCCATCTTTGATTAACAAGCAGGAGGATTATGGTGAGAAAGTGTTGTTGAAATTCATGAAACATTGCCACGTTCCAATAGTTAGTTTAGAAAGTGCAACACTTCATCCACTTCAAAGCCTATCCGATTTAATAACGATTACTGAGAACTGGAATAAAAGTCGAAAACCGAAAGTTGTGCTTTCATGGGCTCCACATATCAAAGCCTTGCCTCAAGCTGTTGCGAATTCTTTTAGTGAATGGATGTGTGAAGCGGATGTAGAATTTGTGATTACACATCCTGAAGGTTATGACTTGTGTGAAGAGTTTACTAAAGGTGCGACTGTCCACTATAATCAGCAGGAGGCTTTAAGAGATGCCGACTTTGTATATGTGAAAAACTGGTCGAGCTATTCGGATTATGGAAAAGTAGTATCTACCAATTCCGATTGGATGCTTACAAATGAAAAACTTAAATCCACAAACATGGCCAAAGTGATGCACTGTTTGCCGGTAAGAAGAAATGTGGAGTTAAGTGATGAAGTATTGGATGGGAGAAATTCGTTGGTATTAGAACAGGCGAGCAACCGCGTGTATGCTGCACAAGCTGTGTTAAAAAAACTATTAGACGATAATTTTACTGTAATAGATGAATTGTTAGAAAATGAAAAAATTATACATTATTAA